A segment of the Ipomoea triloba cultivar NCNSP0323 chromosome 1, ASM357664v1 genome:
tactaaatttataattattcacTATATATTCacttgttatgccatggactcaggtccaccttgcaagatggacctgggtctacattcacatacactatactctacattcacaatttgtaaactccacattcacacattacaagattatatgtttagtaactatactctacattcacatacactatactctacattcacaatttgtaaacttcacattcacacattcaaaactctatattcacaggtcctatactctacattcacaacttgagaactccacattcacacattacatgactacaagttgctagaacttcttaactctattacagattcacacatgcataactctacattcacggtttctatactccatattcacaatttgagacctccacattcacacatttctgggcaactctacattcacacaatcataaatctacattcacgatttctatactctacattcacacatttttggacaactctatattcagcaatatgtttactaaaaaaaaaaaagatgacaaAAAGGACGTtgtttggacccaggtccaccttacacggcataatttgccctCTACATCCATATATGTAATTCTCTCTCATCTTTAAACAATGACCCACTATCACATCaacttataaaaattattacttttattaataaaatattactaataataatataataaaaaaatataaatgccCTCTCTCTCCTCTTTGCAAGTTTGACATTGCAGTTGCAAAATTTGCAATGCAAGTTTGCCGTGTCAGACTTGCAAAGAGGAAGGCcaagtataattaaaaaaaaaaaattgcaatgtaAGCTTTGCAATACCCAAAATTTTAATGAGTGTGGATGGCGTCccaattaaaaattttagaaattaatttgCATATTTCTtgcaatacattttttttaatattatgaaacatcTTAATAGAAAAGGAAtggattgaaattgaaatttaatatcaataattaatatcATATACCTTTAATTTAAGCATAACACAAGTCAtagtaattgaattaattttagtAACCTATATGTATACCGTTTCGACCACGCTATCTTGTACCGATGCATGGTTTGTGGTTTGTGCGATGCAAGGCTTTGTGAATAGTAGCAATAAATCTCCCATAACACTAAATTAAACAAGGGGGCCGGGGCACAATATTCCACATCCCACATACCACGGAGTCGgctatttcttttttattcttcttAACCCCTAATAAATCATTATTGTatggtaaataataataataataataataataataataataataataggaaaaattAAGAGTCGGTTTAAAaacctgaaaaatatttttcgaaaactgatttttataaaatgactcatttttttttaaaaaataatttaatttttgaatatttggttgaaagttagaaaattatcttttttgttaggttgaaagttaagaaattgcatttttctatttggttcatttttccagaaataaacataataataataataataataataataagtgttgGTATGGTTATGGTgttgtggtggtgatggtggtgtgGTTGTGGTAGTGGtatggtagtggtggtggtggtgatgttgGTGTAGTGTTGTGGTGGTGCTACTGCTAGTGGTCTGGTGGTGATTTTATGGTGGTggttgttgttggtggtggactggtggtggtggtggtagttgtGGTGGTTTGGTGGTTGTATGTGTTGGTGGTAATAAAATGTGGAAACtataaaagaaatgaaagagAAGATAAAATgcgaaaataaataataatttcttccaactaaaaatctaataagacatttttgtcaaattatttttttttattaactagactaaatattttccatttgaatttattttccttgaatattcaaacacagaaaaatcagaaaataactttttagaagtcatttttccGATTTTCGATCCAAACGACACTACTATTAGAGAATATTATTTGCACAGTATGTTCTTATCTCATTTGATGAACGAAagacccccaaaaaaaaaaaaacaattgtgacttttttttaattttaaattaaggtCAATCAACATGTATTTTTATTCTCACTATAAGAATATagtaaaataacaataaatttaataactaattaaatagtTAGAGGTTAAATACTTacgaattttagtattttattacCAATGAAATCAGTTGCTAATTAAATACTTACATGTTttagtaattttagtattttattacCAAATCAGTTGCTAATTAAATACTTACATGTTTTAGTAATTCTCGATGGATTTTTTCATGAATAAATTTGATCTCTAGTAGTATCTTTTCCTTATTCCTGATGTGTTAATTGatcattattaataattatattgagagattttttttttttctttttgtgccCAATCAATGGAGATCGCATGATAAGAATATATaccaaaaaatacaaataatattttcctattAAAATTCCATTgacataatttaaacaaatagttaatcaattatttcccatcaaaatagtcattttcaataaataattaatggcaatatattatgtgcattaGCCTCATCAAAACCGTTGAGAGAGAGACATGTGGCGGCGCTTAAGATGATGAGGGACGATGGCGATTAGTCCACCCAACGGAGGTCTCATCTTTGACCTATAAGTCATTTCATCATATGGCCTACGATAGAACTTCAAGAAGGGTAAAAATGACTTTCGACTCATGTCAACTCGGTTGATGTGGCTATCAACTTTCTTAAAGAAAACTGCTGGGGATTGAAAGAATGATGCCTTTGTAACTCTTGGATGGTTAACACTTGAGTCTAGCTCTTGAGTCTTCTGTGGCATTGGTGTGGATGGAAAGAAGCTCTTTCTCATGTTGTTACTAATATTGCCACGTGGAGTCCTCCCAATGGGTGACGCGAACGACATGGATCGACCACTGAGTGGAGAGATGGACGGGCCCAATAGGGCTGATGAGTGGACAGTTGGACCTACTTTTGATGTCGGTGTGTCGGTGAATGACAGATACCAAGGCTTGAGAGAGTCGTTGTGATGTGATACGCTGAAAGCAAATCTTGAAGACGAGCATGGACCACCAATCTTAGTCGTTGATGATGTCACCGATGAAGGGTTCAATCTAAATGATGCTGCCCTTGGATAGGATGCAAAGTCATTATATTCCCAAGAGTCTTCATAATCAAGTGATGATACCACCATGGTCAATGATGCTAGCTCCACAAATGCCCTAGCACCCTACACCAACAAAGAAACTAAATCACCCTAAGTAAAGCTTTATTTTATCACTCCATttaacttataaattataactgATAGTTGAATTGAACATTTATTTTCCTCACGtgtctgataccaaattaaatcatgtgctccatctcaactaaaaggctaagctgatagttggattgcacatttatgtttatatattatatgctgatATGTTATTACATAAACCAAAAAATGTCATAACACATTTAAAATTTAGAGATATAGGTGTAATAAGTTAGTGGGGTATTGTACCTACCTTCCAAAGATAGGAGAAAAGAGAGGGAGGGTCAATAACAAAAGCCTTGTGAAGTTGGCCAGGATAGTATTCTGCAAGGACTTTCAGTGCTCCCAACAATATGTTCATAAAAGCTGAGGCTGATCTGAAAAAGCCTGCATTATGCATGCCAACCCAATAATATATAGTTAGTCAAACAATCCCCAATAAAAATTATCATCATGAAATTCATCATGACACCAAACAATAACTTAAACATGAAAATCAAATTCACTGTGGCCTTTTAGTGATTTTGGGTTCTGACAGGGTAGAAAAAGTGAAGTTCTTGGCACTTTTTGGGTGAATTTATAGggtttttggaaaaataaaataaaaatgaaaattttggttTCAATTTATACCCCTCATGTTCTCAAACTTGAAAACTACACCTCTAGGGCATTTCTAGGCAATCTCTGAAAAAGTTACAGCCTCTTGTAGCCTAAATGTTTGTCTATATAGGTTCAATCACATTTCTGATTACTTTActaatttattcaaattattttattatgtgatatTGGAATTTGAAGTTGATATTAAATTTCAGAAAAAGGTGCATTTTGGAGTATTTCAAATAATCTAATTCTTACCAAATTCTGTAATCTCCTtttactttaaatttatttatgtacAAAGTATACACTCTCATTACTCTTGCAATCATCACTTTTCAAAATAgagaatacttttttttttaaatttgttttaaaggtaaatatatcaaataatgagGGATGAGTGATAAGATTCAATTTAAATTTATGGTCCAAATTTAAACGAAATTGTATcctaaaacaaaacaaaaaaaaaagaagaaaattcatTAACTATATTTCTTATCGAAAATGCTTTATTTTTGACTAGTTTTTGGTGGTTGAAAATTTGATGATTTTCAATAGTGTAAACCCGAAAATCCGGAAAAAGTTGAGATTTGAAATGCAAATTAGTAAGAATTAGGATCTaatgaaagaaataaactttttttttttacatgtggGCTAGCCGTTACATATATGTAAGCAATGTTGGTTTGCATTCAACACAAATCTTGTCATATATACATGTGACATATTATGTTCACTTTttacagagaaaaaaaaaaatcaaaattacaattaatctttttaaattttttaattcttaataaaCTAAGTAATTATacataatcatatataaaagaatcaaaataaataaacttactGGCATCCAAGAGAATGACAAGCTGTTCAACATTTTTAGCCATGGTTTGAATAGCCACTTCTACTGTAAACACTAGCAATCGAGTAAACCTAcacaatattttcaaaaaaaggtaaatatataaaaaataataaatactttaatttttttgaaattattatttaattcagTAAAATGTATATTAATGTACATACTGTTTCTGTGAATGGAATTTGTGGTAATCTTGTTTGATCCGGAAAatctaataaataaacaaaattgacaaaatcaattaagtaaaaggaattattattagaaaaaaattaattaatttagggaaatataattaattaaaatagtatACCAAGACTGGTCTTGATTCATCATCATGGCCAGCAACATATGCTACACCTTCAGCAAGCTCAGCAGAGAATTCATCAGCCATCAACTGATctgaaaattatataaataacataaaaaacaGTGACATataaaaagtttttatttatttatttatttaatattatccTTTTTGACATAGTGATAGATTTGCTTTAACCGTAAGAATATTTTGAGTACTTTAATGAGCTCAGCTCACCCTGTTTTCAAAACCCAAAATCAGAATACAAACAAGAAAGTAGAAAGATTCTCAAATTCTCTCTTTACATCAAGCAGGAAaaggaaataattaaaaaaatatatattaaaaaatggaGATGGCTTGTGACTTCAATGGGTTTTAATAATCTTGAGattatatatcattttcttcaaaaaaaaaaaaaaaagaagataaattttggagaaaaaagaagaaagaatagtTTACCAATTCCCATAGAGTCTCTCCAAGAAAGACAACTTCTTAGGTGCTTAGCAGCTTTCTTCACACTGTCCCCTTTCGCTTTCAAGAACCTCTCTACGCACCTTCTGTTGCAGAATTTTTCCTGTTTTTCATCCCACAAAATCCTTTAATATCTCATGCACactcataaatatatatagtccAAAAACAATATCATACCTAACATAACATAAACCGTTTTGGTAACGATCCCATTATGTAGTCGAGTTGACATATATGTGGTGATAACACATAACTCTTTTTTTCCCGATTTACCTTGCCCCAAAACGTTAACCCAAAAACCCAAACATTATAGACTATTTGGGAAGATATAAATCATCAAATGAGGGGTATGCACAACAGATCTGTCCACTTTGGACATAATCCCTGACACTGCTGAATTTTGAACCTTAGTCAATTGTTTCAAATATTACCTATTGAACCAATGAGTTAAGCGGGTTCTGACATATACCACTTGACCTTATGTAAGAGGGAATTTGGTTTTGTCAACTCAGCAAAACCTTTCATGGGTGTATTGATGAACTTGTTGGAATATGGTGATAATTTTGGCTTAAAGTTGCACATGCAggctacatatatacatacaaggagGAGTAACAACTCAAATATGTGTGTGAAGTGAGTTCATCacattacaaatatatatatatatatatatatatatatatatatatatatatatatgtacctgcTTAAGAGTAAGAGGGGCATGTTTCTTGAGAAGTTGAAGGACAGCTTCAACCCTCTCGTCGGCTTTCATGCCCGGACTCTGATCTGCCTTCCCCATTTTCCAGAaagaacaagagagagagagagagagagagagagagagagagagagagagagagagagagagagagagagagaggaagattTTGAATCTCtcaagaaaagaaaacacaACAAAGATTCTACTCTTCTTTTTCACGCAACCATTTCAAAACTATAAAAGCAAGGAGGttttgtagagagagagagagagagttgaaTTTTGCAGAGTGGAGAGGGAGTGGCGGTGTGTATATATAGCGGTGGCGGATGATAGGGAGAGTGACAAGTCCGATGTAACGGCGGCTGGAAAAGGAAGAGTAACGGAACTCTACGGGCCACCACCTAACTccaattttccttcttttatCCTTTTCAAATGCTTGTGTGCGCAATTattcaactttaaatttttatttttctattttcatccactactttataatttattacttttGCCACTACAATATTGCcacaatattaattttaaccctcctaaattaatttttttaatctaaaagtTGTTAAGACTTAAGATTATGGGCCAagtaagtttttaaaaatttataaaagtctaaataaaatattatactcAATTGTCAAGTATATTGTACTCAATTGACACCTCTATAATTCACTTTGAGAAAAGGTCACAAAATCGAATCCCGTAATTCATGGAGTATTGTATATTGAATAGATAGTACACCCTCACTGCTTCACACCAATATTGTTGGATTGTATGTCAATTCCCAAGCACGAATATGAGAGAGCAACCTCTCTCAACATCTCACTCTCTGCACTTGACACATGCCCAAATTTGTCCTCACAATTAATTGTTCGACAAGGTTGTTTATTATAATGGGattacattatattaataattaatttttttttaaatttgattggatcatattttatttgattttgtttctttcttttagAATTATGTTGTGCaaataatctataaaatacTAATGTGTACTTCTTATTAGTCAACTTATTATATCAGAATCATGCATGGTAGGATCTACCTTGCATCATGGACAATGGTTCATTAAAAGGTATTATTGATCATGATTCATTGTTATAAAATTGTAGgtttattataacaatattgtATGTTCATTAAGATGacatcaattttcaaattatcaTTTACACATATTATCCTTTATtgtttgtataaataaaatcaatgttacaaaatatatcattaaaaaaaatctcattgAGATCTTTTGGATGAcattcatattaatatattttgaatcttAGTTGTTTATTGATGGATATGCAATATTGATAAAATGAACCTTTAGCATTGTATAAATGAACTTCTAGTATTCTCTTAATGAACCTATTTTAGATTCCTCAGCATTATGATGTAGTTGCATTACATATTATTGTAAAGATGAGCCaccaatataattaaaatgaaccaccaatataattatgatgcagtattgtgaaaatgaacgaccaatataattaaaatgaaccTACAACGTTTCattaatgaatatatttgagatccataattataataatattgttgcATTACAGTATTGTTTATCATATAATGATGTATTTGCATTGATATTGCAAA
Coding sequences within it:
- the LOC115999243 gene encoding uncharacterized protein LOC115999243, whose protein sequence is MGKADQSPGMKADERVEAVLQLLKKHAPLTLKQEKFCNRRCVERFLKAKGDSVKKAAKHLRSCLSWRDSMGIDQLMADEFSAELAEGVAYVAGHDDESRPVLIFRIKQDYHKFHSQKQFTRLLVFTVEVAIQTMAKNVEQLVILLDASFFRSASAFMNILLGALKVLAEYYPGQLHKAFVIDPPSLFSYLWKGARAFVELASLTMVVSSLDYEDSWEYNDFASYPRAASFRLNPSSVTSSTTKIGGPCSSSRFAFSVSHHNDSLKPWYLSFTDTPTSKVGPTVHSSALLGPSISPLSGRSMSFASPIGRTPRGNISNNMRKSFFPSTPMPQKTQELDSSVNHPRVTKASFFQSPAVFFKKVDSHINRVDMSRKSFLPFLKFYRRPYDEMTYRSKMRPPLGGLIAIVPHHLKRRHMSLSQRF